ATTCTTTGACAACATAAGCATTGATCTCATATTCGGACTCCCCGGACAGAGCAAAGAGACATGGCGAAAAACATTAAATAAAGCTACAGCCCTTAAGCCGGATCACATTTCAACCTATGTACTTTCATGGTCAGATAGAACTCCCATGGGAAGGCTTATTGAAACCGGCAGACTGGAAAAACCTGAAACTGAAACAATTGCCGAAATGTACTTAATGACAAGCAGCATGCTGAAATCAGCAGGTTATATACATTATGAAATTTCCAACTTCGCACAACCTGGAATGGAATCAAAACACAATACAGGATATTGGAATGGCGAGCCCTATCTCGGTTTCGGGCCTTCGGCACACTCTTTTTCAGGCAGCATGAGAGAGTGGAATGCAAGTAATATTGATGAATACGTAAGCATGATATCACATGGGGAAAAACCTGTTCAGGATTATGAAGAACTGAGTGAAAATGACAGGCTTCTGGAAAGAATCGCTTTGGGACTGCGGACTGTTGAAGGAATTCCCCTGTCCATGATTAAAAATAGTCTGGATATTGCTGAAGATCTTATAAAAAAGGGCCTTGCGAGAAAGGAAGGAAATCGTTTCATTCTTCTCCCTGAAGGGATGCTGCTCGCAGATGAGATTGCTGTAAAATTCATACAGCTTTGCCAATGATTTTTATTAGGAGGATTAAAAGGAGCCGTATGAAAAGCCTGCTTATTTTATAACGCAGATTACAGCTTTTAATACGGCCCCTTGATTTAAAACTATTTTTTCAGATGCTTGAGCATCTTTTGTGCTTCTGCTTTGAATGCAGGATCATCTTCTTCCACATTGGGAAGTTCAAGCACTTTCTGCAGAGGCTCGCGCATCAGTTCTTTTTTGCCCATATATTTGTATGTACGGGCAAGTTCCAGATAATGCTCTATATGATTCGGATTAATCTCGATTGCTTTTTTGAACATTTTAACAGCTTCCTCATTGGAAGCAGGAGGTACACCGCCGTAGAGAATTTTTGCAAAGGAACGAAGCACCCAGCTTAAGTTTGCAAGGCCCTGATTCCATCTGCCGAGAACGTGATAAGCAAGATCAGCATTGGGGTTGAGTTCAACAGCCTTTTTTGCTTCTTTCTCAATAAGTTTTGAGAGTTCAATCTTTTTCTTGCCGCCGCGGAAAAGTGCAAGCCTTCCGTAAGCAACTGAAAGTTTGAAATGGCCTTGCCAGCCTTCAGGATTAAGCTCTGTTGCTTTCTGACAATATTCAACAGCTTTAGCAAAAAGAGACTCCTTGCGCGCTTTCTGATTATCCGGGAGCTTATTTGCAAACTCTGTTGTTTCATCGCCTGTTTTCCATGCTGCTTCGTAATTAGCGGGATCCAATTTTAAAGCATTCATGTAATCAATAGCAGCCATTTCATGATTCCACTTTGCAGCAAGAGAATCACCCTTTGCAATAAGTGCAGCTACGTCCTGTCCCTGCTGAGCAGATACACTTACTGCACAAATCAGGGCAAGAAGTAAAACAAGTAGAATTGTCTTTTTCATGGTACCTCCGTATATAATGAGAATTATATCATAAATAACGATAATTCTTCATAAAAACAAGTTCTTTTTAAAGATGCAGCATTGATTAATGAGGCATAATAATTTGCTATTAGTTTTAGAATATGGAAGTTACAACAGCATTTTACAAACAGGTCAATGTAAGGACAGATTTAACAGGATGACAAAATGAGCAAAACCGACGCAATAATCATACATGGAGCCCGGGAACATAATTTAAAAAATATTGATGTCAATATCCCAAGGGGAAAACTGACAGTTATTACAGGATTGTCCGGATCAGGAAAATCTTCTCTTGCCTTTGATACAATTTATGCGGAAGGACAGAGAAGATACGTTGAATCATTATCCTCTTATGCACGTCAGTTTCTGGGCCTTATGGAAAAGCCTGATGTTGAAACAATTGAAGGCCTTTCTCCTGCAATCTCCATTGAGCAGAGGAAATCAAGCAAAAATCCCCGTTCAACCGTAGGTACAGTTACTGAAATTTATGACTATTTAAGGCTTTTATTCGCACGAATTGGTGTACCATACTGTTATCAATGCGGCAGAAAAATTGAAAAACAGACAGTGGACCAGATGGTTGATTCAATATTAAGCATGGAAAAAGGTACCAGGATTCAGCTTCTCGCTCCTGTTGTAAAGGGCCGCAAAGGAGAATACAAAGATGTATTTGATCAGGTACGCCGTGACGGTTTTGTAAGAGTACGGGTTGACGGCAGGCTTTATGACCTTGACGAACAGATCAATCTGGAAAAGAATAAGAAACACAATATAGAAGTTGTTATTGACCGTCTTGTTGTTGACCCGTCCATAAACAAACGGCTTGCAGATTCCCTTGAAACAGCACTTGGCGTATCTTCAGGGTCTGTCATTATAGACATTGCCGGGAAAAAACAGATGCTCTTGTCAGCTCTTTTTGCATGTGTCCACTGCAGCATAAGCTACGATGCGCCAAGCCCCCGCATGTTCTCATTCAATTCTCCCTTTGGAGCATGCCCTGTATGCAACGGATTGGGAATAATTATGAAAATTGACCCTGATCTAGTTGTGCCGGATAAGGAAAAATCTATAAATCAGGGCGCTGTACAACCCTGGGGCAATGCAAGAGACGGATGGTATTTCAGCAGATTGAGGACAATCAGTAAAGCCTTCGGATTTTCTCTTGATACTCCTTTTAAGGATATTGATTCTGAATTTCAAAACATAATTCTTTACGGAGCCGGAGACCGCGAATTCCGCTTTAAGTACGAATCTGCAAATAAAAAAACCGCAGGAGTATTTGTAAACAAATTCGAAGGAGTTCTGAAAAACCTTGAGCGGCGCTACAGAGAAACAACATCCCAGGGTATCAGAAACTGGATTGAAGGATACATGAACGTACAGACATGTCCTGAGTGCGGCGGCTCACGCCTGAGAAAAGAGAGCAGATCTGTAAAGATACACGGCAAATCAATAGACGAGATAACAGCTTTGTCAATAAAAGAAGCTGCTGAATTTTTCCGGGATGTCAAATTCACAAAAAAGGAACAAGCCATATCCCGCCAGATCCTTCAGGAGATCAATGAACGGCTGAAATTTTTAATAAATGTAGGACTTGACTATCTTACACTTGACAGGACAGCATCCACTCTTGCAGGAGGCGAAGCTCAGAGAATCCGCCTTGCAACCCAGATAGGTTCTCAGCTTGTCGGAGTTCTGTACATTCTTGACGAGCCTTCAATAGGGCTTCATCAGAGAGATAATAACAGATTAATCAGCACGCTTACTGCTCTGCGGGACATAGGGAATACCGTGATCGTGGTTGAACATGACAAAGAGACAATACTCGCTGCAGATTACGTAATTGACCTTGGCCCCGGAGCAGGCGTCAACGGCGGTAATGTAGTTGCAGCCGGAACTCCCCGGGAAATAATGGAAAATGCACAATCCCTAACAGGGCAGTATCTTTCAGGCAAAGCATCTATTCCCCTGCCTGAAACACGCAGAATTTCAGGCACCGGGAAAATAACAATAAAAGGCGCTGAAGGCAACAATCTTAAAAATATAAATGTTGACATTCCTCTCGGGCTATTCGTATGTATTACAGGTGTTTCCGGCTCAGGCAAATCATCTCTCATAAATGAGACTTTGTATCCCGCACTCCGCAGGAGGCTCTACCATACAAAACAGTCTCCTCTGCCTTACAGGGAAATTACAGGTTTTGAGTACATTGACAAAGTAATTGACATTAACCAGTCTCCCATCGGCAGAACCCCGCGTTCTAACCCTGCCACATACACTGGTGTCTTTACTCACATAAGGGATCTTTTTTCACAGCTACCCGAAGCAAAAATAAGGGGATACAAACCCGGCCGCTTCAGTTTTAATGTACGGGGAGGAAGATGCGAAGCTTGTGAAGGAGGCGGAATTATCAAGATTGAGATGCACTTTCTTCCTGATGTATACATACCCTGTGAAGTATGCAAAGGTAAAAGATACAACAGGGAAACCCTGGAAGTAAAATACAGGGGCAAAACTATTTCCGATGTTCTTGACATGACAGTATCAGAAGCACTGATATTTTTTGACAAAATACCTCCGATAAAGAGAAAGCTGAAAATTCTGGAAGATGTGGGCCTGGGATATATCGGACTCGGCCAGCCTGCTACCACACTGTCAGGAGGAGAAGCTCAGAGAATCAAGCTTTCCGGAGAACTGTCACAGAAAGCAACAGGCAGTACTCTTTACATTCTTGATGAACCTACTACAGGCCTGCATTTTGAGGATATAAAGATGCTGCTGAATGTTCTTGACAGGCTGGTACAGAGGGGCAATACAGTTGTTGTTATTGAACATAATCCTGATGTGATAAAAACCGCAGACTGGATTATAGACCTCGGCCCTGAAGGGGGCGACCAGGGAGGAACAATTGTGGCTTCAGGCCCGCCTGAAAAAATTGCGCGTGTAAAGAAATCTTATACAGGGATGTTTTTAAATACTGAACTTAAAAATATACATCGGAGAAAATAAAATAGGCCATTCGTATTGAGGAAAGGAATAAAGGATAAAACCTCCTTTTCCCCCGGCATCTGAAAAGTCAACTACCACCGTTAGAAACGGTGGCTTGTAAAAAACCCTGAAAGGTGCAACTATTCCAAATTATCAATATCCAAACAAGTTCTGTTCCTTTTCTCTCTCTTTCTTCTCTTGATATTTTAC
The sequence above is drawn from the bacterium genome and encodes:
- a CDS encoding tetratricopeptide repeat protein; this translates as MKKTILLVLLLALICAVSVSAQQGQDVAALIAKGDSLAAKWNHEMAAIDYMNALKLDPANYEAAWKTGDETTEFANKLPDNQKARKESLFAKAVEYCQKATELNPEGWQGHFKLSVAYGRLALFRGGKKKIELSKLIEKEAKKAVELNPNADLAYHVLGRWNQGLANLSWVLRSFAKILYGGVPPASNEEAVKMFKKAIEINPNHIEHYLELARTYKYMGKKELMREPLQKVLELPNVEEDDPAFKAEAQKMLKHLKK
- the uvrA gene encoding excinuclease ABC subunit UvrA, giving the protein MSKTDAIIIHGAREHNLKNIDVNIPRGKLTVITGLSGSGKSSLAFDTIYAEGQRRYVESLSSYARQFLGLMEKPDVETIEGLSPAISIEQRKSSKNPRSTVGTVTEIYDYLRLLFARIGVPYCYQCGRKIEKQTVDQMVDSILSMEKGTRIQLLAPVVKGRKGEYKDVFDQVRRDGFVRVRVDGRLYDLDEQINLEKNKKHNIEVVIDRLVVDPSINKRLADSLETALGVSSGSVIIDIAGKKQMLLSALFACVHCSISYDAPSPRMFSFNSPFGACPVCNGLGIIMKIDPDLVVPDKEKSINQGAVQPWGNARDGWYFSRLRTISKAFGFSLDTPFKDIDSEFQNIILYGAGDREFRFKYESANKKTAGVFVNKFEGVLKNLERRYRETTSQGIRNWIEGYMNVQTCPECGGSRLRKESRSVKIHGKSIDEITALSIKEAAEFFRDVKFTKKEQAISRQILQEINERLKFLINVGLDYLTLDRTASTLAGGEAQRIRLATQIGSQLVGVLYILDEPSIGLHQRDNNRLISTLTALRDIGNTVIVVEHDKETILAADYVIDLGPGAGVNGGNVVAAGTPREIMENAQSLTGQYLSGKASIPLPETRRISGTGKITIKGAEGNNLKNINVDIPLGLFVCITGVSGSGKSSLINETLYPALRRRLYHTKQSPLPYREITGFEYIDKVIDINQSPIGRTPRSNPATYTGVFTHIRDLFSQLPEAKIRGYKPGRFSFNVRGGRCEACEGGGIIKIEMHFLPDVYIPCEVCKGKRYNRETLEVKYRGKTISDVLDMTVSEALIFFDKIPPIKRKLKILEDVGLGYIGLGQPATTLSGGEAQRIKLSGELSQKATGSTLYILDEPTTGLHFEDIKMLLNVLDRLVQRGNTVVVIEHNPDVIKTADWIIDLGPEGGDQGGTIVASGPPEKIARVKKSYTGMFLNTELKNIHRRK
- the hemW gene encoding radical SAM family heme chaperone HemW; this encodes MAGIYIHVPFCKRKCSYCDFYSVTAQNKIPVFINSIIREIFLKKESPFGNITFDTVYFGGGTPSLLSSLQISEILTAVYNNFTVSNDPEITIEANPFTLDNNNLENFRKTGINRISIGCQSFNNDELKLLGRLHNSNQGENAVKLAKEFFDNISIDLIFGLPGQSKETWRKTLNKATALKPDHISTYVLSWSDRTPMGRLIETGRLEKPETETIAEMYLMTSSMLKSAGYIHYEISNFAQPGMESKHNTGYWNGEPYLGFGPSAHSFSGSMREWNASNIDEYVSMISHGEKPVQDYEELSENDRLLERIALGLRTVEGIPLSMIKNSLDIAEDLIKKGLARKEGNRFILLPEGMLLADEIAVKFIQLCQ